The following proteins come from a genomic window of Mustela lutreola isolate mMusLut2 chromosome 6, mMusLut2.pri, whole genome shotgun sequence:
- the PNISR gene encoding arginine/serine-rich protein PNISR isoform X2 — protein MWDQGGQPWQQWPLNQQQWMQSFQHQQDPSQIDWAALAQAWIAQREASGQQSMVEQPPGMMPNGQDMSTMESGPNNHGNFQGDSNFNRMWQPEWGMHQQPPHPPPDQPWMPPTPGPMDIVPPSEDSNSQDSGEFAPDNRHIFNQNNHNFGGPPDNFAVGPVNQFDYQHGAAFGPPQGGFHPPYWQPGPPGPPAPPQNRRERPSSFRDRQRSPIALPVKQEPPQIDAVKRRTLPAWIREGLEKMEREKQKKLEKERMEQQRSQLSKKEKKATEDAEGGDGPRLPQRSKFDSDEEDEDTENVEAASSGKVTRSPSPVPQDEHSEPEMTEEEKEYQMMLLTKMLLTEILLDVTDEEIYYVAKDAHRKATKGGLGGYGSGDSEDERSDRGSESSDTDDEELRHRIRQKQEAFWRKEKEQQLLHDKQMEEEKQQTERVTKEMNEFIHKEQNSLSLLEAREADGDVVNEKKRTPNETTSVLEPKKEHKEKEKQGRSRSGSSSSGSSSSNSRTSSTSSTVSSSSYSSSSGSSRTSSRSSSPKRKKRHSRSRSPTIKARRSRSRSYSRRIKIESNRARVKIRDRRRSNRNSIERERRRNRSPSRERRRSRSRSRDRRTNRSSRSRSRDRRKIDDQRGSLSGSSHKHKGEAKEQERKKERSRSIDKDRKKKDKEREREQDKRKEKQKREEKDFKFSSQDDRLKRKRESERTFSRSGSISVKIIRHDSRQDSKKSTTKDSKKHSGSDSSGRSSSESPGSSKEKKAKKPKHSRSRSMEKSQRSGKKASRKHKSKSRSRSTTPPRRKR, from the exons GCCAGATTGACTGGGCTGCATTGGCTCAAGCTTGGATTGCCCAAAGAGAAGCTTCAGGGCAGCAAAGTATGGTAGAACAACCACCAGGAATGATGCCAAATGGACAAGATATGTCTACAATGGAATCTGGTCCAAACAATCATGGGAATTTTCAAGGGGATTCAAACTTTAACAGAATGTGGCAACCAG AATGGGGAATGCATCAGCagcccccacacccccctccaGATCAGCCATGGATGCCACCAACACCAGGCCCAATGGACATTGTTCCTCCTTCCGAAGACAGCAACAGTCAGGACAGTGGGGAATTTGCCCCTGACAACAGGCATATATTTAACCAGAACAATCACAACTTTGGTGGACCACCCGATAATTTTGCAGTGGGGCCAGTGAACCAGTTTGACTATCAG CATGGGGCTGCTTTTGGTCCACCGCAAGGTGGATTTCATCCTCCTTATTGGCAACCAGGACCTCCAGGACCTCCAGCACCTCCCCAGAATCGAAGAGAAAGGCCATCATCATTCAGGGATCGGCAGCGATCACCTATTGCACTTCCTGTGAAGCAGGAGCCTCCACAAATTG ATGCAGTAAAACGCAGGACTCTTCCAGCTTGGATTCGAGAAGGCCTTGAAAAAATGGAACGTGAAAAGCAGAAGaaattggagaaagaaagaatggagcaACAACGTTCACAAttgtccaaaaaagaaaagaaggccaCAGAAGATGCTGAAGGAGGGGATGGCCCTCGCTTACCTCAGAGAAGTAAATTT GATAGTGATGAGGAAGATGAAGACACTGAAAATGTTGAGGCTGCTAGTAGTGGAAAAGTCACCAGAAGTCCATCTCCAGTTCCTCAGGACGAGCACAGTGAACCAGAGATgactgaagaagagaaagagtatCAAATG ATGTTGCTGACAAAAATGCTTCTAACCGAAATTCTACTGGATGTCACGGATGAAGAAATTTATTATGTAGCCAAAGATGCACACAGGAAAGCAACGAAAG GTGGACTGGGTGGTTATGGATCAGGAGACAGTGAAGATGAGAGGAGTGACAGAGGCTCTGAGTCATCTGACACTGATGATGAGGAATTACGGCACCGAATCCGGCAAAAACAGGAAGctttttggagaaaagaaaaggaacagcagCTATTACATGATAAACAGATGGAAG aagaaaagcagcaaacagaaAGGGTTACAAAAGAGATGAATGAATTTATCCATAAAGAGCAAAATAGTTTATCACTACTAGAAGCAAGAGAAGCAGATGGTGATGTggttaatgaaaagaaaagaactccaAATGAAACTACGTCAGTTTTAGAACCAAAAAAAGagcataaagaaaaagagaaacaaggaagaagTAGATCAGGAAGTTCTAGTAGTGGTAGTTCCAGTAGCAATAGCAGAACGAGTAGTACTAGTAGTACTGTCTCTAGCTCTTCATACAGTTCTAGCTCAGGTAGTAGTCGTACTTCTTCCCGATCTTCTtctcctaaaaggaaaaaaagacatagtAGGAGTAGATCTCCAACAATTAAAGCTAGACGGAGTAGAAGTAGAAGTTACTCTCGCAGAATTAAAATAGAGAGCAATAGGGCTAGAGTAAAGATTAGAGATAGGAGGAGATCTAATAGGAATAGCATTGAAAGAGAAAGACGAAGAAATCGGAGTCCTTCTCGAGAGAGACGTAGAAGTAGAAGTCGCTCAAGGGATAGGCGAACCAATCGGTCCAGTCGCAGTAGGAGTCGAGATAGGCGTAAAATTGATGATCAACGTGGAAGTCTTAGTGGGAGCAGTCATAAGCATAAAGGTGAGGctaaagaacaagagagaaaaaaggagaggagcCGAAGTATAGATAaagataggaaaaagaaagacaaagaaagggaaCGTGAACaggataaaagaaaagagaaacaaaaaagagaagaaaaagattttaagttcAGTAGTCAGGATGATAGGTTAAAAAGGAAACGAGAAAGTGAAAGAACATTCTCTAGGAGTGGTTCTATATCTGTTAAAATTATCAGACATGATTCTAGACAGGATAGTAAGAAAAGTACTACCAAAGATAGCAAAAAACATTCAGGCTCTGATTCTAGTGGAAGGAGCAGTTCTGAATCTCCAGGAAGTAGCAAAGAAAAGAAGGCTAAGAAGCCTAAACATAGTCGATCGCGATCCATGGAGAAATCTCAAAGGTCTGGTAAGAAGGCAAGCCGCAAACACAAGTCTAAGTCCCGATCAAG atcaacAACCCCTCCCCGTCGTAAACGCTGA
- the PNISR gene encoding arginine/serine-rich protein PNISR isoform X1, with translation MWDQGGQPWQQWPLNQQQWMQSFQHQQDPSQIDWAALAQAWIAQREASGQQSMVEQPPGMMPNGQDMSTMESGPNNHGNFQGDSNFNRMWQPEWGMHQQPPHPPPDQPWMPPTPGPMDIVPPSEDSNSQDSGEFAPDNRHIFNQNNHNFGGPPDNFAVGPVNQFDYQHGAAFGPPQGGFHPPYWQPGPPGPPAPPQNRRERPSSFRDRQRSPIALPVKQEPPQIDAVKRRTLPAWIREGLEKMEREKQKKLEKERMEQQRSQLSKKEKKATEDAEGGDGPRLPQRSKFDSDEEDEDTENVEAASSGKVTRSPSPVPQDEHSEPEMTEEEKEYQMMLLTKMLLTEILLDVTDEEIYYVAKDAHRKATKAPAKQLAQSSALASLTGLGGLGGYGSGDSEDERSDRGSESSDTDDEELRHRIRQKQEAFWRKEKEQQLLHDKQMEEEKQQTERVTKEMNEFIHKEQNSLSLLEAREADGDVVNEKKRTPNETTSVLEPKKEHKEKEKQGRSRSGSSSSGSSSSNSRTSSTSSTVSSSSYSSSSGSSRTSSRSSSPKRKKRHSRSRSPTIKARRSRSRSYSRRIKIESNRARVKIRDRRRSNRNSIERERRRNRSPSRERRRSRSRSRDRRTNRSSRSRSRDRRKIDDQRGSLSGSSHKHKGEAKEQERKKERSRSIDKDRKKKDKEREREQDKRKEKQKREEKDFKFSSQDDRLKRKRESERTFSRSGSISVKIIRHDSRQDSKKSTTKDSKKHSGSDSSGRSSSESPGSSKEKKAKKPKHSRSRSMEKSQRSGKKASRKHKSKSRSRSTTPPRRKR, from the exons GCCAGATTGACTGGGCTGCATTGGCTCAAGCTTGGATTGCCCAAAGAGAAGCTTCAGGGCAGCAAAGTATGGTAGAACAACCACCAGGAATGATGCCAAATGGACAAGATATGTCTACAATGGAATCTGGTCCAAACAATCATGGGAATTTTCAAGGGGATTCAAACTTTAACAGAATGTGGCAACCAG AATGGGGAATGCATCAGCagcccccacacccccctccaGATCAGCCATGGATGCCACCAACACCAGGCCCAATGGACATTGTTCCTCCTTCCGAAGACAGCAACAGTCAGGACAGTGGGGAATTTGCCCCTGACAACAGGCATATATTTAACCAGAACAATCACAACTTTGGTGGACCACCCGATAATTTTGCAGTGGGGCCAGTGAACCAGTTTGACTATCAG CATGGGGCTGCTTTTGGTCCACCGCAAGGTGGATTTCATCCTCCTTATTGGCAACCAGGACCTCCAGGACCTCCAGCACCTCCCCAGAATCGAAGAGAAAGGCCATCATCATTCAGGGATCGGCAGCGATCACCTATTGCACTTCCTGTGAAGCAGGAGCCTCCACAAATTG ATGCAGTAAAACGCAGGACTCTTCCAGCTTGGATTCGAGAAGGCCTTGAAAAAATGGAACGTGAAAAGCAGAAGaaattggagaaagaaagaatggagcaACAACGTTCACAAttgtccaaaaaagaaaagaaggccaCAGAAGATGCTGAAGGAGGGGATGGCCCTCGCTTACCTCAGAGAAGTAAATTT GATAGTGATGAGGAAGATGAAGACACTGAAAATGTTGAGGCTGCTAGTAGTGGAAAAGTCACCAGAAGTCCATCTCCAGTTCCTCAGGACGAGCACAGTGAACCAGAGATgactgaagaagagaaagagtatCAAATG ATGTTGCTGACAAAAATGCTTCTAACCGAAATTCTACTGGATGTCACGGATGAAGAAATTTATTATGTAGCCAAAGATGCACACAGGAAAGCAACGAAAG CTCCTGCAAAACAGCTGGCACAGTCCAGTGCACTGGCTTCCCTCACTGGACTCG GTGGACTGGGTGGTTATGGATCAGGAGACAGTGAAGATGAGAGGAGTGACAGAGGCTCTGAGTCATCTGACACTGATGATGAGGAATTACGGCACCGAATCCGGCAAAAACAGGAAGctttttggagaaaagaaaaggaacagcagCTATTACATGATAAACAGATGGAAG aagaaaagcagcaaacagaaAGGGTTACAAAAGAGATGAATGAATTTATCCATAAAGAGCAAAATAGTTTATCACTACTAGAAGCAAGAGAAGCAGATGGTGATGTggttaatgaaaagaaaagaactccaAATGAAACTACGTCAGTTTTAGAACCAAAAAAAGagcataaagaaaaagagaaacaaggaagaagTAGATCAGGAAGTTCTAGTAGTGGTAGTTCCAGTAGCAATAGCAGAACGAGTAGTACTAGTAGTACTGTCTCTAGCTCTTCATACAGTTCTAGCTCAGGTAGTAGTCGTACTTCTTCCCGATCTTCTtctcctaaaaggaaaaaaagacatagtAGGAGTAGATCTCCAACAATTAAAGCTAGACGGAGTAGAAGTAGAAGTTACTCTCGCAGAATTAAAATAGAGAGCAATAGGGCTAGAGTAAAGATTAGAGATAGGAGGAGATCTAATAGGAATAGCATTGAAAGAGAAAGACGAAGAAATCGGAGTCCTTCTCGAGAGAGACGTAGAAGTAGAAGTCGCTCAAGGGATAGGCGAACCAATCGGTCCAGTCGCAGTAGGAGTCGAGATAGGCGTAAAATTGATGATCAACGTGGAAGTCTTAGTGGGAGCAGTCATAAGCATAAAGGTGAGGctaaagaacaagagagaaaaaaggagaggagcCGAAGTATAGATAaagataggaaaaagaaagacaaagaaagggaaCGTGAACaggataaaagaaaagagaaacaaaaaagagaagaaaaagattttaagttcAGTAGTCAGGATGATAGGTTAAAAAGGAAACGAGAAAGTGAAAGAACATTCTCTAGGAGTGGTTCTATATCTGTTAAAATTATCAGACATGATTCTAGACAGGATAGTAAGAAAAGTACTACCAAAGATAGCAAAAAACATTCAGGCTCTGATTCTAGTGGAAGGAGCAGTTCTGAATCTCCAGGAAGTAGCAAAGAAAAGAAGGCTAAGAAGCCTAAACATAGTCGATCGCGATCCATGGAGAAATCTCAAAGGTCTGGTAAGAAGGCAAGCCGCAAACACAAGTCTAAGTCCCGATCAAG atcaacAACCCCTCCCCGTCGTAAACGCTGA